A single genomic interval of Lacrimispora sphenoides JCM 1415 harbors:
- a CDS encoding cell wall hydrolase codes for MLTLRSILQQICQFFRGMSFKVTKRMYRSSAVFMAGAAIITVVAFTSAGFGSGGRNALTAFAETPESEDSTDKEDVKDETAKEETVTQEKAQIKLTEVRMQAQQLAGDFLEKDVIQKQEQAEESKAEIERINTKIAMEEEAKRQAEEAAEEAKKAAEEAAKKAEKEKAAHSTSVNQDDYQVLLKIVQAEAGICDDKGKILVANVIINRVKSGKFPDTVKGVVYEPSQFSPVSNGSINSVKVTDDTKQCVDRALAGEDYSDGALYFMYRGGSRRGAISWFDSHLTYLFQHGNHEFFK; via the coding sequence ATGCTTACACTGCGCTCTATCCTTCAGCAGATTTGTCAATTTTTCAGAGGGATGTCCTTTAAGGTCACAAAGCGGATGTATCGTTCTTCCGCAGTTTTTATGGCGGGTGCGGCAATTATTACTGTTGTGGCGTTTACCTCAGCAGGATTTGGAAGCGGCGGCAGAAATGCTTTAACAGCATTTGCGGAAACGCCGGAGTCAGAAGACTCTACGGATAAAGAAGATGTGAAAGATGAAACAGCGAAAGAAGAAACAGTTACCCAGGAAAAAGCCCAAATAAAGCTTACGGAAGTAAGAATGCAGGCTCAACAGCTGGCCGGTGATTTCCTGGAGAAAGATGTGATCCAGAAACAGGAACAGGCGGAGGAGTCCAAGGCAGAGATTGAGCGAATCAATACGAAAATTGCCATGGAAGAAGAGGCTAAACGCCAGGCAGAAGAAGCAGCGGAAGAAGCAAAGAAAGCTGCAGAAGAGGCAGCAAAGAAGGCAGAGAAAGAAAAGGCCGCCCATTCAACGTCGGTGAATCAGGACGATTATCAGGTCTTGTTAAAGATCGTGCAGGCGGAAGCCGGTATTTGCGATGACAAGGGTAAGATCCTTGTGGCCAATGTTATAATTAACCGCGTAAAGAGCGGAAAATTTCCCGACACGGTGAAAGGAGTCGTTTACGAACCCTCCCAGTTTTCACCGGTATCAAACGGCAGTATTAATTCCGTAAAAGTGACAGATGATACGAAACAGTGTGTTGACCGTGCGCTGGCAGGAGAGGATTATTCCGACGGAGCCCTGTATTTTATGTATCGGGGAGGCTCCAGAAGAGGTGCTATCAGCTGGTTTGATTCCCATCTGACTTATCTGTTTCAGCATGGCAACCATGAATTTTTTAAATAA
- a CDS encoding HAD family hydrolase: MNKEYLLFDLDGTLTDPKEGITKSVQYSLRHFGIEVEDLDELCCFIGPPLKDSFMEYYGFSEEQARKAIDIYREYFSETGLYENKAYEGVLDVLQSLLKAGKKLYVASSKPEVFVRMILKHFELDSCFLFMGGADMDETRVKKADVIRYVLNECGITDLDKTVMIGDRKHDVLGAKEIGIASVGVLYGYGSRQELTEAGADVLAETIFDLQNLL; this comes from the coding sequence ATGAATAAAGAATATTTGTTGTTTGATTTAGATGGAACCCTTACGGACCCCAAAGAGGGCATAACGAAGTCTGTCCAGTATAGCCTCCGGCATTTTGGGATTGAGGTGGAGGATTTAGATGAGCTTTGCTGCTTTATCGGGCCGCCTTTAAAGGACAGCTTCATGGAGTATTATGGCTTTAGCGAGGAACAGGCAAGAAAGGCCATTGATATTTACCGGGAATATTTTTCGGAAACAGGATTGTATGAAAATAAAGCCTATGAAGGAGTTTTGGATGTTCTGCAGTCTCTTCTTAAGGCAGGGAAAAAGCTTTATGTGGCTTCCTCTAAGCCGGAAGTGTTTGTCCGGATGATCCTTAAACATTTTGAGTTGGATTCCTGCTTTTTATTTATGGGAGGTGCCGACATGGATGAAACCAGGGTAAAAAAAGCAGATGTGATCCGTTATGTTTTAAATGAATGCGGAATTACCGATCTGGACAAGACGGTGATGATCGGAGACAGGAAGCATGATGTTCTGGGGGCAAAAGAAATTGGAATAGCATCGGTTGGGGTGTTGTACGGTTACGGAAGCAGACAGGAACTTACAGAAGCCGGAGCGGATGTTCTGGCAGAAACAATTTTTGATTTGCAGAATCTATTATAG
- a CDS encoding YhcH/YjgK/YiaL family protein yields MIFDSAKNLDFYRGLGVDGRYEKAVDFLKNTDLVSLAPGKYEIDGKNVFANVTEYTTVPWEEAKYEAHHNYTDIQYVISGSETMTYARIDELNEKVPYNEEKDVVFYDNENPGLKVVVKAGEYMIFNPWDGHKPKAAAGEPALIKKVIVKIKEN; encoded by the coding sequence ATGATTTTTGATTCAGCAAAAAACCTTGATTTTTACAGAGGCCTTGGAGTGGACGGAAGATACGAAAAGGCAGTTGATTTTCTTAAGAACACTGATTTAGTGAGCCTGGCGCCAGGCAAATATGAGATTGACGGCAAGAATGTTTTTGCGAATGTAACAGAGTATACAACGGTTCCCTGGGAGGAAGCCAAGTATGAAGCTCACCATAATTACACAGATATTCAATATGTGATATCCGGTTCTGAAACCATGACATATGCACGGATCGATGAACTGAATGAAAAGGTACCTTATAACGAAGAAAAAGATGTTGTATTTTACGACAATGAAAATCCAGGCTTAAAAGTAGTAGTAAAAGCTGGAGAATATATGATTTTCAATCCCTGGGATGGTCATAAGCCAAAAGCAGCTGCAGGTGAACCGGCTTTGATTAAAAAAGTGATTGTTAAGATCAAAGAGAACTAA
- a CDS encoding phosphoenolpyruvate carboxykinase (ATP), giving the protein MSTKAYYPINEIGKGQPGFATTRSIIEAPFYGNNVIKVTTLREAYELAKNSPGTVVTDMPVYRGEEFGLDKDAKVLLFNDGAITGRYATARRIAGEPGVNCGALDKVVMDAVYETRWKTMYHAEVYAGLDPEFMVKAHLLIPEGEENILYNWMLNFQYMSDEYAKMYKASKPVGDGKEADIYIFSDPQWNGSDRPGVDLSCLSDPKCLCYFNTDQNCAAILGMRYFGEHKKGTLTMVWALANRNGYASCHGGQKEYNLTDGSKYVASVFGLSGSGKSTITHAKHGGKYDVTVLHDDAFIINTDTCSSVAIEPTYFDKTQDYPTGCDDNKYLLTAQNCSCTLDEDGKIQLVTEDVRNGNGRAIKSKLWSPNRVDKIEAPVNAIFWIMKDPTIPPVVKLKGASLASVMGATLATKRSTAERLAPGADPNALVVVPYANPFRTYPLANDYEKFKKLVEEKNVDCYIINTGDFMGKKVQPKDTLGILEAIVDKTAQFKQWGPFSDIEIFEWEGFVPDLHDATYAEQLKARMEDRVKFVSNIATVKEGYDKLPDDALAALQKIVDELK; this is encoded by the coding sequence ATGTCAACTAAAGCATATTATCCAATTAATGAAATTGGAAAAGGCCAACCAGGTTTTGCAACTACGCGTTCGATCATTGAAGCTCCGTTTTATGGAAACAACGTAATTAAGGTTACTACACTTAGAGAAGCATATGAACTGGCGAAGAATTCACCAGGAACCGTGGTAACGGACATGCCTGTATACAGGGGAGAGGAATTTGGCCTTGATAAAGATGCCAAGGTTCTCTTATTTAATGATGGCGCGATTACCGGACGCTATGCGACTGCAAGAAGAATCGCAGGAGAACCCGGTGTAAATTGCGGAGCTCTTGACAAAGTTGTTATGGACGCAGTTTATGAAACCCGTTGGAAAACAATGTATCATGCAGAGGTTTATGCCGGACTTGATCCTGAATTCATGGTGAAGGCACATCTCCTTATTCCGGAAGGCGAAGAAAATATTCTGTATAACTGGATGCTGAATTTCCAGTATATGTCTGATGAGTATGCGAAAATGTATAAAGCTTCTAAACCAGTCGGTGATGGAAAAGAAGCAGATATCTATATCTTCTCTGATCCTCAGTGGAACGGTTCCGACCGTCCTGGAGTAGATCTGTCCTGTTTAAGCGATCCAAAATGTTTATGCTACTTTAATACGGACCAGAACTGTGCGGCAATCCTGGGTATGAGATACTTCGGAGAGCACAAAAAAGGCACCCTTACTATGGTTTGGGCCCTTGCTAACCGCAATGGATATGCTTCTTGCCACGGCGGACAGAAAGAATACAACTTAACCGATGGATCCAAATATGTTGCATCTGTATTTGGTTTATCCGGCTCAGGTAAATCCACCATTACCCATGCAAAACATGGCGGAAAATATGATGTTACCGTTCTCCATGACGATGCATTCATTATCAATACCGACACCTGCTCCTCTGTGGCAATAGAACCTACATACTTTGATAAAACACAGGATTACCCGACTGGCTGTGATGATAATAAATATCTCTTAACGGCCCAGAACTGTTCCTGTACCTTAGACGAAGACGGAAAGATCCAGCTGGTAACAGAGGATGTCAGAAACGGCAACGGACGTGCCATCAAATCAAAACTGTGGTCACCTAACCGTGTGGATAAGATCGAAGCACCGGTCAATGCGATTTTCTGGATCATGAAGGATCCTACCATTCCGCCGGTAGTAAAATTAAAAGGCGCTTCCCTGGCATCTGTTATGGGAGCAACTCTTGCAACAAAGAGATCAACAGCGGAAAGACTGGCACCGGGAGCTGATCCCAATGCTCTGGTGGTTGTGCCTTATGCCAACCCATTCAGAACCTATCCTCTGGCCAATGACTATGAGAAATTTAAAAAACTGGTAGAAGAGAAGAACGTAGACTGCTATATCATCAACACCGGTGATTTTATGGGCAAGAAGGTTCAGCCAAAGGATACCTTAGGCATCCTGGAAGCCATTGTGGATAAGACTGCCCAGTTCAAACAGTGGGGACCTTTCTCAGATATCGAAATCTTTGAGTGGGAAGGATTTGTTCCTGATCTTCATGATGCCACTTATGCGGAGCAGTTAAAGGCCCGTATGGAAGACCGGGTGAAATTCGTTTCCAATATCGCCACAGTTAAGGAAGGTTATGACAAGCTTCCGGATGATGCTTTGGCAGCACTTCAGAAAATTGTTGATGAATTAAAGTAA
- a CDS encoding HPr family phosphocarrier protein — MKKVEIGFWGVESILEFVSIAGACKEKINLACGERTVNAKSLLSVLSLATAEGLELIIQEDSSDSPLRLLELYVEHGRLLNSKHIAV, encoded by the coding sequence ATGAAAAAGGTGGAGATCGGATTCTGGGGAGTTGAGTCCATCCTGGAATTTGTCTCAATTGCGGGAGCGTGTAAAGAAAAAATAAATTTGGCCTGCGGAGAAAGAACGGTAAACGCAAAATCGTTGCTTTCTGTGCTGTCTTTGGCCACTGCGGAAGGGTTGGAACTGATCATTCAAGAAGACTCCAGCGACTCTCCTTTAAGACTTCTGGAACTGTATGTAGAGCATGGAAGACTGCTTAACAGCAAACATATTGCTGTCTGA
- a CDS encoding pectinesterase family protein has protein sequence MIHISKNGTGDFKSIGEALRSLPSDHTKEQVLYIHKGFYEEQIAVTVPHVTFVGEDAESTILSYGLYARMTMEDGMKRGTFRTYSCLIDTHDFTAKNLTFENSAGIGTDVGQALALYADGDRLFFENCRFLGNQDTLFTGPLPPKEIEPNGFIGPKQHSPRINGRHYYKNCYLEGDIDFIFGSATAYFEGCTFFSKYTGMEISSYVTAASTPKGQEYGYVMENCRFESNCPAGNAYLGRPWREYGKTVLINCFLDDHICKEGWHDWNKEAAHEHTFYGEYGSYGPGAVMEKRPDWIHRLTETDLKRFSKEAVLSGSDNWNP, from the coding sequence ATGATTCATATTTCAAAAAATGGTACAGGAGATTTTAAAAGCATTGGAGAGGCACTTCGTTCTCTTCCCTCTGATCATACGAAGGAACAGGTCCTATACATACACAAGGGATTTTATGAAGAGCAGATTGCCGTAACGGTTCCTCACGTAACTTTTGTTGGGGAAGATGCAGAAAGCACCATTCTCTCTTACGGCCTTTATGCCCGCATGACCATGGAGGATGGGATGAAGCGCGGCACCTTCCGCACCTATTCCTGCCTGATCGATACCCATGATTTTACCGCTAAGAATCTAACATTTGAAAACAGCGCGGGAATTGGTACCGATGTTGGACAGGCGTTGGCTCTTTATGCCGATGGAGACCGGTTGTTCTTTGAAAACTGCCGTTTCTTAGGAAACCAGGATACTCTTTTTACAGGCCCCCTTCCTCCAAAGGAAATCGAACCCAATGGTTTTATCGGACCGAAGCAGCATTCCCCCCGGATCAATGGACGGCACTATTATAAAAATTGTTACTTAGAAGGGGATATTGACTTTATTTTTGGCAGCGCAACCGCTTATTTTGAAGGCTGTACCTTCTTTTCCAAATATACGGGAATGGAGATCAGCAGCTATGTAACTGCCGCCTCCACTCCAAAGGGACAGGAATATGGCTATGTCATGGAAAATTGCCGCTTTGAAAGCAACTGTCCCGCTGGCAACGCTTACCTTGGCCGTCCATGGAGAGAGTATGGGAAAACCGTGCTGATCAACTGCTTTCTGGATGACCATATTTGCAAAGAAGGCTGGCATGACTGGAATAAGGAAGCTGCCCATGAACATACCTTCTACGGCGAATACGGCAGTTACGGCCCTGGTGCCGTGATGGAAAAACGACCGGACTGGATTCACCGGCTGACAGAAACTGATCTTAAAAGATTCTCAAAAGAAGCAGTTCTGTCCGGTTCGGACAACTGGAATCCATAA